The proteins below come from a single Chryseobacterium nepalense genomic window:
- a CDS encoding isoprenyl transferase produces the protein MSLIKDKIDPDNLPKHVAVIMDGNGRWAKSRGEERTFGHRNAINAVRNAINACNEIHIPYLTLYTFSSENWNRPAEEVNTLMNLLVETLLLEAEEIFSKGLRMHVIGNLEKLPPLVKDQLNRVVELTKENTKGNLVLAISYGSQNEILNAVKNISEDVKEGKIHAADIDEKLFESYLYTKDFPPVDLLIRTSGEIRISNFLLWQIAYAELQFLDVLWPDFTKDIFFQCIVDYQNKERRFGKTGEQIKIQ, from the coding sequence ATGTCGTTGATAAAAGATAAAATAGATCCTGATAATTTACCAAAGCATGTTGCGGTTATCATGGATGGTAATGGAAGATGGGCAAAATCCCGTGGCGAAGAAAGAACATTTGGCCACAGAAATGCCATTAATGCAGTAAGAAATGCCATTAATGCATGTAATGAAATACATATTCCGTACTTAACGCTTTATACCTTTTCTTCGGAAAACTGGAACCGCCCTGCAGAAGAAGTAAATACATTGATGAATTTACTTGTAGAGACTTTATTGCTCGAAGCAGAGGAGATTTTCAGCAAAGGCTTAAGAATGCACGTGATTGGTAATTTAGAAAAGCTTCCCCCACTTGTAAAAGATCAGCTGAACCGTGTGGTGGAACTTACAAAAGAAAACACAAAAGGTAATTTGGTACTCGCTATAAGCTATGGCTCACAAAATGAAATACTGAATGCCGTAAAAAACATAAGTGAAGATGTAAAAGAAGGAAAGATACATGCGGCGGATATTGATGAAAAATTATTTGAAAGCTATCTCTACACCAAAGATTTTCCACCTGTTGATCTCTTGATAAGGACCAGTGGCGAAATCAGAATCAGTAATTTCCTCCTTTGGCAGATCGCCTATGCAGAACTGCAGTTTTTAGATGTTCTGTGGCCGGACTTTACCAAAGATATTTTCTTTCAGTGTATTGTTGATTATCAAAACAAAGAAAGAAGGTTCGGAAAGACCGGGGAACAAATAAAAATCCAGTAA
- a CDS encoding DUF6089 family protein encodes MNRKLLFSFLAALGTVVSVKAQRNELGVRLGMSNLVGDIGRTNYILQKPLDLSKASDWGVPFYGGILYRFNFNPHQTVRLDLGYNQIQFNDKVAKEEYRQNRNSFGKNNVYEASLVFEYNFFPVNNEQKGMVSPYIFGGVGALMFDAPKATLINDFRRDADGVAQAPINELDFTTTAQYSTGTKTTMHIPFGVGLKYKFNYNWAIFAEATFRYTLTDQLDYSKILTKDVISTYNGDILSPVTGGSLLQTDAYYVVSKEREAAFTGGRNVGDTKSKDWMNTVSLGLTYSFGRPPCYCD; translated from the coding sequence ATGAATAGAAAATTATTGTTTAGCTTCCTTGCCGCCCTAGGAACTGTGGTAAGTGTTAAAGCACAAAGAAACGAACTGGGAGTTCGTCTAGGTATGAGTAACCTAGTTGGGGATATAGGGAGAACGAATTATATTTTACAAAAGCCATTGGATTTAAGTAAAGCATCGGATTGGGGAGTTCCGTTTTATGGAGGGATTTTATATAGATTTAATTTTAATCCTCATCAAACGGTAAGATTAGATCTTGGATACAACCAGATTCAGTTTAATGATAAAGTTGCAAAAGAAGAGTACAGACAAAACAGAAACTCTTTCGGGAAAAACAATGTGTATGAGGCAAGTCTTGTTTTCGAATATAATTTCTTCCCGGTAAATAATGAACAGAAAGGTATGGTAAGCCCGTATATTTTCGGTGGGGTGGGAGCGTTAATGTTTGATGCGCCTAAAGCTACACTCATTAACGATTTCAGGAGAGATGCTGATGGTGTTGCGCAGGCTCCAATTAATGAGCTTGATTTTACCACTACAGCTCAGTACTCTACGGGAACAAAAACTACCATGCATATTCCTTTTGGAGTAGGTTTGAAATATAAATTTAATTATAACTGGGCCATTTTTGCTGAAGCAACATTCAGATATACTCTGACGGATCAGCTTGATTACAGCAAAATTCTCACTAAAGATGTAATCTCTACTTATAACGGAGATATCTTAAGCCCTGTTACAGGAGGTTCTCTTCTTCAGACAGATGCCTATTATGTGGTGTCTAAAGAGAGGGAAGCCGCTTTTACAGGAGGTAGAAATGTTGGAGATACAAAATCTAAAGACTGGATGAATACGGTAAGTTTAGGTTTGACTTATTCGTTCGGAAGACCTCCGTGTTATTGTGATTAA